From Brachyspira pilosicoli, a single genomic window includes:
- a CDS encoding MATE family efflux transporter encodes MNDNYLNKNKLFGNFDFYKLCISIAVPVMLQQLIMGMVSLIDNFMVAELGDIKMAAVNVSNQLNFIYLVMLNTCYGAGGIYMAQNAGADNKEGMQQAFRFKVILPFTISAIYMVLMLINPEIFMRLMTNGNNSQEAILASSTKYMSIIAFTFIPISISGAIGTSYREIGKPHIPLIISVIATFCNTIGNYILIYGNFGAPRLEETGAAIATLIARIIEMILFIVYIKLHKEKFYVRTREILKVKLIVFYSMLRKSSLIFLSEISWGLSEMFMTALYNSRGGAETVAGMASGFTIANIFYLVFQGIFVSTMVVVGGTLGRGELEDAKNKARWILNGSVIAGIVVGLVQMSSTLLIPFIFSKLTADAQSITRSLVILIASYMPVWTYLNAQFAISRAGGDTVFGFAVDVPVSLLMFAPLALILAKFTSVGPVAMFGIAKLTDFVKIVIGIIMLKKERWVRKLTE; translated from the coding sequence ATGAATGATAATTATTTGAATAAAAACAAATTATTTGGAAATTTTGATTTCTACAAATTATGCATTTCTATTGCTGTGCCTGTAATGCTTCAGCAGCTTATAATGGGAATGGTGTCATTAATAGATAATTTCATGGTGGCAGAATTAGGTGATATAAAAATGGCTGCCGTAAATGTATCAAATCAACTTAATTTTATATATTTAGTAATGCTAAATACTTGTTATGGTGCCGGCGGAATATATATGGCGCAAAATGCCGGTGCTGACAACAAAGAAGGTATGCAGCAGGCTTTTAGATTTAAAGTAATACTTCCTTTCACTATATCTGCTATATATATGGTATTAATGCTTATAAACCCTGAAATATTCATGCGTTTAATGACAAATGGAAATAACTCTCAAGAGGCAATATTAGCTTCAAGCACAAAATATATGAGCATAATAGCATTCACTTTTATACCAATATCTATTTCAGGGGCAATAGGTACTTCTTATAGAGAAATAGGTAAACCGCATATACCGCTTATAATATCAGTAATAGCTACATTCTGCAATACTATTGGAAACTATATTCTAATATACGGTAACTTTGGAGCTCCAAGACTTGAAGAAACTGGAGCTGCTATTGCTACTCTTATCGCAAGAATAATAGAAATGATTTTATTTATAGTATACATAAAATTGCATAAAGAAAAATTTTATGTAAGAACTAGAGAAATTTTAAAAGTCAAACTAATTGTATTTTACTCTATGCTTAGAAAATCAAGTTTAATTTTTTTAAGCGAAATAAGCTGGGGGCTAAGTGAAATGTTTATGACAGCACTTTATAACAGCAGAGGAGGAGCTGAAACCGTTGCTGGTATGGCTTCTGGTTTTACTATAGCTAATATATTTTATTTGGTATTTCAAGGAATATTTGTATCTACTATGGTCGTTGTTGGAGGAACACTTGGAAGAGGTGAACTTGAAGATGCAAAAAATAAAGCAAGGTGGATATTAAATGGTTCTGTTATAGCGGGAATTGTAGTTGGACTCGTACAAATGTCTTCAACATTATTAATACCTTTCATATTCTCAAAGCTTACTGCTGATGCACAAAGCATAACGAGAAGTTTGGTAATATTAATAGCATCATATATGCCTGTTTGGACTTACTTAAATGCTCAATTTGCTATTTCAAGAGCTGGAGGAGATACAGTATTTGGTTTTGCAGTAGATGTACCTGTATCTTTGCTTATGTTTGCACCTTTGGCTTTGATACTTGCAAAATTTACTTCTGTAGGACCTGTTGCCATGTTTGGAATAGCTAAGTTAACTGATTTTGTAAAAATAGTAATAGGTATTATAATGCTAAAAAAAGAAAGATGGGTAAGAAAATTAACAGAATAA
- a CDS encoding peptide ABC transporter substrate-binding protein translates to MKKIIFLIIILSLFIFSCSSKSSGESDSIVISLGGEVATIDPHLNTASAGTVYIRHFFEGLMKKDKDGNLVGGIAENYKMSEDGLTYTFYLRTNAKWSDGKPVTAEDFVYSYRRFVDPKTAAPYASLMAPIKNALKIFRGEIAADELGIKKIDDYTIEITLENPTAYFLELADMFLPVRKDIIEQYGDTWVGSPESYIGNGPYKMTERIRDDKIVMEINTNYYDKDKLVAKQITVSMMADKNTALAALKNGQVHFSTLVPAQEIDNLKSEDLIVMNQAYGTTFFEINLTNEAFTDSRVRRALALAIDRNYIVDSINKSGQLPAGAFVPPLISDYEGEFRANGGDYISVKSDDYQKNIEEAKRLMAEAGYPNGENYPVIEVLVANDGNVVMVEAIQQMWKNIGVDTVIVPREWSVILQSFRDLSYQMVLSGWTGDYNDPMTMLELYLSYAPSNPGYNNPQYDKLIESSKLIVDPKERMKTLHDAEAILMYDMPIIPIHYRSNVLMVSKQLKDYKLDPLGKYRFHYSYLEK, encoded by the coding sequence ATGAAAAAAATCATATTTCTAATAATTATACTGTCATTATTTATATTCTCATGTTCATCTAAATCATCTGGAGAAAGCGACAGTATAGTTATATCGCTTGGAGGAGAAGTTGCAACAATAGATCCGCATCTTAATACAGCGAGCGCTGGAACTGTATATATAAGGCATTTTTTTGAAGGTCTTATGAAAAAAGATAAAGACGGAAATTTAGTAGGAGGTATTGCTGAAAACTATAAAATGAGCGAAGACGGCCTTACCTATACATTTTATTTAAGAACTAATGCAAAATGGTCAGATGGGAAGCCTGTTACAGCAGAAGACTTCGTTTATAGTTATAGAAGATTTGTTGATCCTAAAACGGCTGCACCTTATGCCTCTCTTATGGCACCAATAAAAAATGCATTGAAAATATTTAGAGGAGAAATAGCGGCAGATGAATTAGGAATTAAAAAAATAGACGATTACACTATAGAAATAACATTAGAAAACCCTACAGCATATTTTTTAGAACTTGCTGATATGTTTTTACCTGTGAGAAAAGATATTATAGAGCAATATGGAGACACTTGGGTAGGAAGTCCTGAAAGTTACATAGGAAATGGTCCTTATAAAATGACTGAAAGAATTAGAGATGATAAAATAGTTATGGAAATTAATACTAACTATTATGATAAAGATAAATTAGTTGCTAAACAAATTACTGTTTCAATGATGGCTGATAAAAATACTGCATTAGCTGCTTTAAAAAACGGTCAGGTGCATTTCTCTACTTTAGTGCCTGCTCAGGAAATAGATAATCTAAAAAGTGAAGATTTAATAGTGATGAATCAGGCTTATGGAACTACATTCTTTGAAATTAATTTAACAAATGAAGCTTTTACTGATTCAAGAGTAAGAAGAGCGTTAGCATTGGCTATTGATAGAAATTATATAGTTGATTCTATTAACAAATCAGGGCAATTACCTGCAGGAGCTTTTGTTCCTCCTTTAATAAGTGATTATGAGGGAGAGTTTAGAGCAAACGGCGGGGATTATATAAGTGTAAAAAGTGATGATTATCAAAAAAATATAGAAGAAGCTAAAAGACTAATGGCTGAAGCAGGTTATCCTAATGGAGAAAATTATCCTGTGATAGAAGTTTTAGTAGCTAATGATGGAAATGTTGTTATGGTTGAAGCTATACAGCAGATGTGGAAAAATATAGGAGTAGATACTGTTATAGTACCTAGGGAATGGTCTGTTATACTTCAGAGTTTTAGAGATTTAAGCTATCAGATGGTTTTAAGCGGCTGGACTGGAGATTATAATGATCCTATGACTATGCTTGAATTGTACCTAAGTTATGCTCCAAGTAATCCTGGCTACAATAATCCTCAATATGATAAACTTATTGAAAGCTCTAAATTAATAGTTGATCCTAAAGAGAGAATGAAAACTCTTCATGATGCCGAAGCTATACTTATGTATGATATGCCTATAATACCAATACATTATAGGTCTAATGTTTTAATGGTATCTAAACAGCTTAAAGATTATAAATTAGACCCTTTAGGCAAATATAGATTTCATTATTCTTATTTAGAAAAATAA
- a CDS encoding sugar ABC transporter permease — protein MSAKTKLSLNQMSYKNKEKMLAYILLSPVLIIYIVFIFYPVINGMINAFTDFSIYNNNPRFVFLDNFKELLSSPDFFVILIRTIVFVAITVAIQYVLGLAFALLLSLELPGTVWLRNFAMLPWVLPMTAAVLSFNWIFQADYGLLNIFLRAIGKPELVKYWFGDINLAFPAVIIIHVWRNVPFYGLVLYAGLKGIPKDLYEAADLDGASKWQFFQRIILPLIKKQSIVVILLHILFTFNNTDIILLATGGGPVGITNVMAVNTYNLIWNQYRFGVGTASAVIMFIILIPVTLISLRSSNKE, from the coding sequence ATGTCAGCAAAAACTAAACTTTCTTTAAATCAAATGTCTTATAAGAATAAAGAGAAAATGTTAGCTTATATACTTTTAAGTCCTGTATTAATCATATATATAGTGTTTATTTTCTATCCAGTTATTAATGGTATGATTAATGCATTTACAGATTTTAGTATATACAATAACAATCCTCGTTTTGTATTCTTAGATAATTTTAAAGAGTTATTATCAAGTCCAGATTTTTTTGTGATTTTGATAAGAACTATTGTGTTTGTAGCTATAACGGTAGCTATACAGTATGTGTTAGGATTAGCATTTGCTCTTTTACTTTCATTAGAGCTTCCTGGTACAGTTTGGCTTAGAAATTTTGCGATGCTTCCTTGGGTATTGCCTATGACAGCGGCAGTTTTATCATTTAACTGGATATTCCAAGCAGATTATGGTCTTTTAAATATATTTTTGAGAGCTATAGGAAAGCCTGAATTAGTTAAATATTGGTTTGGAGATATTAATTTAGCTTTTCCTGCTGTAATTATAATACACGTATGGAGAAACGTACCTTTTTACGGACTTGTTTTGTATGCGGGGTTGAAAGGAATACCTAAAGATTTGTATGAAGCAGCAGATTTAGATGGTGCTTCAAAATGGCAGTTTTTTCAGAGAATAATTCTTCCTTTAATAAAGAAACAATCTATAGTTGTTATACTTTTACATATATTATTCACATTTAATAACACAGATATCATATTATTAGCTACAGGCGGCGGACCGGTTGGTATAACAAATGTAATGGCTGTTAATACTTATAATTTAATTTGGAATCAATACAGATTTGGTGTAGGTACTGCTTCAGCTGTAATTATGTTTATAATACTTATACCTGTAACTTTAATATCTTTACGTTCTTCAAATAAAGAATAA
- a CDS encoding carbohydrate ABC transporter permease, producing MNKKKVILLSEYAALILYYLIFFIPVLWVFYSSFRLDTALFSGKIFQNDGGLTLKHYKDVLFPGADAGSNFPIYTFNSFKIAFIAVLVVVFVGLTGAYVLSRYRMKYKNALMLTLMSSQMFPGVLVLLSLFSFFYKLNLTDSIFAIALGHAIGGIPFALMMMKSYIDAIPVELDESGRIDGLSASGILFRIILPLAAPGIAVAAFYAFMASWGDYMYSLVLSTSLHSTTLPLGLARYFSSQQIKWGLINAATIVSILPTVVIFAMLQRQVVSGLTSGAVKG from the coding sequence ATGAACAAGAAAAAAGTAATTTTATTATCAGAATATGCTGCCTTAATACTTTATTATTTAATATTTTTTATACCTGTGCTATGGGTATTCTATTCATCTTTTAGATTAGATACTGCATTATTTTCAGGTAAAATATTTCAAAATGACGGCGGTCTAACTTTAAAGCATTATAAAGATGTATTATTTCCGGGAGCAGATGCAGGCTCCAATTTCCCTATATACACCTTTAACTCTTTTAAAATAGCATTTATAGCTGTATTAGTAGTTGTTTTTGTAGGGCTTACAGGTGCTTATGTACTTTCAAGATATAGAATGAAATATAAAAATGCTTTAATGCTTACTTTAATGTCATCACAGATGTTTCCGGGGGTATTGGTATTATTATCATTATTTTCATTCTTTTATAAATTAAATTTAACAGATTCTATATTTGCTATAGCCTTAGGTCATGCTATAGGTGGAATACCTTTTGCTTTGATGATGATGAAAAGTTACATAGATGCTATTCCTGTAGAGCTTGATGAATCTGGAAGAATAGATGGTCTTAGTGCTTCTGGTATATTATTTAGAATAATATTGCCTTTGGCTGCTCCTGGTATAGCGGTTGCTGCCTTTTATGCTTTTATGGCTTCTTGGGGAGACTATATGTATTCTTTAGTTCTTTCTACAAGTTTGCATTCTACTACTTTGCCTTTAGGTTTGGCAAGATACTTCTCTTCACAGCAAATTAAGTGGGGATTAATTAATGCTGCTACTATAGTGAGCATACTACCTACTGTTGTAATATTTGCTATGCTTCAAAGACAAGTTGTATCAGGTCTTACAAGCGGAGCCGTTAAGGGATAA
- a CDS encoding ABC transporter substrate-binding protein, whose product MKKIFKLLVLLTAVLALFACSKKEAASSNEIVQWSQFLDPTIPLYKVKKPVYDEYLKNNPMPMPFAQDTGPALYRERAQRYLLQGKSGYPDLLEGTLEQVYSYIAAGMAAPIEDLFNNDPDKDIFAKSLVDAFTIDGHMYAFPNVANVRLLIYRKDLLQKYNLNVPATWADLINVAKTIKEKE is encoded by the coding sequence ATGAAAAAAATATTCAAATTATTAGTTTTACTTACAGCAGTATTAGCATTATTTGCCTGCTCTAAAAAAGAGGCTGCTTCAAGTAATGAAATAGTTCAGTGGTCTCAGTTTTTAGACCCTACTATACCATTGTACAAAGTAAAAAAACCAGTGTATGATGAATACCTTAAAAACAATCCTATGCCTATGCCTTTCGCTCAAGATACAGGTCCTGCTTTGTATAGAGAAAGAGCTCAAAGATATTTACTTCAAGGAAAATCTGGTTATCCTGACCTTTTGGAAGGAACTTTAGAACAAGTTTATAGTTATATAGCAGCTGGAATGGCAGCACCTATTGAAGACTTGTTTAATAATGATCCTGATAAAGATATTTTTGCTAAATCTCTTGTAGATGCATTTACTATTGACGGACACATGTATGCTTTCCCTAATGTTGCTAATGTTCGTTTATTAATCTACAGAAAAGATTTGCTTCAAAAATATAATCTTAATGTTCCTGCTACTTGGGCTGATTTAATTAATGTTGCTAAAACTATAAAAGAGAAAGAGTGA
- a CDS encoding alpha-glucosidase/alpha-galactosidase — translation MAKITFIGAGSTIFAKNVLGDCMLTESLWDSEIALYDIDAVRLKESGDMLEAMNKKINNGRAKITSYCGVEKRKDAIKNADFIVTAIQVGGYDPCTITDFEIPKKYGLRQTIADTLGIGGIFRTLRTLPVFEDIARDIEEYAPNAWLLNYVNPMAMITGFMLRYTGVKTVGLCHSVQVCSKDLLESLGMEDKVEGRKDFIAGINHMAWLLDIRDKNGKDLYPEIKKRVAEKTEKHKDMVRFEYIKKLGYYCTESSEHNAEYNPFFIKSKYPELIDKFNIPLDEYPRRCIKQIEDWKRDSQNLLDGEFLNHKRSKEYGSFIMNAILTNEPYKIGGNIINNGVIENLDRDACVEVPCLVDSNGIQPTYVGKLPVQLAAMNMTNVNVQLITIEAHVTKKLEHIYHAAMLDPHTASELSIDDIVALCDDLIKEHGNWLPKYK, via the coding sequence ATGGCAAAGATAACATTTATTGGAGCTGGAAGTACTATATTTGCAAAAAATGTTTTGGGCGATTGTATGCTTACAGAAAGTTTATGGGATAGTGAGATAGCTTTATATGACATAGATGCTGTTAGATTAAAAGAATCTGGCGATATGCTTGAGGCTATGAACAAAAAAATAAATAATGGAAGAGCTAAAATCACTTCATATTGCGGGGTTGAAAAAAGAAAAGATGCTATAAAGAACGCTGATTTTATAGTTACTGCAATACAAGTTGGAGGATATGACCCTTGCACTATTACCGATTTTGAAATACCTAAAAAGTATGGTCTTAGACAAACTATTGCTGATACGCTTGGAATAGGGGGGATATTTAGAACTTTAAGAACATTACCTGTTTTTGAAGACATAGCAAGAGATATAGAAGAATATGCTCCTAATGCTTGGCTTTTGAACTATGTCAATCCTATGGCTATGATTACTGGTTTTATGCTAAGATATACTGGTGTAAAGACTGTAGGTTTATGTCATAGTGTTCAGGTATGTTCAAAAGATTTATTAGAAAGTTTGGGTATGGAAGATAAAGTAGAAGGCAGAAAAGATTTTATTGCTGGAATAAACCATATGGCTTGGCTTCTTGATATAAGAGATAAAAACGGAAAAGATTTATATCCTGAAATTAAAAAAAGGGTAGCTGAAAAAACTGAAAAGCATAAAGATATGGTAAGATTTGAGTATATCAAGAAACTCGGATACTACTGTACAGAATCAAGTGAGCATAATGCAGAATATAATCCTTTTTTTATAAAAAGCAAATATCCTGAATTGATTGATAAATTTAATATACCTTTGGACGAATATCCAAGAAGATGTATTAAACAAATAGAAGACTGGAAAAGAGACAGTCAGAATCTTTTAGACGGAGAATTTTTAAATCATAAACGTTCAAAAGAATATGGTTCTTTTATAATGAATGCAATATTAACTAATGAGCCTTATAAAATTGGAGGCAACATAATCAATAATGGCGTTATAGAAAATTTAGACAGAGATGCTTGTGTAGAGGTGCCTTGTTTAGTGGACTCTAACGGTATACAGCCTACTTATGTTGGTAAATTGCCTGTTCAATTAGCTGCTATGAATATGACTAATGTAAATGTTCAGCTTATTACAATAGAAGCTCATGTAACTAAAAAATTAGAGCATATATATCATGCTGCTATGCTTGACCCTCATACTGCTTCTGAATTGTCTATAGATGATATAGTGGCATTATGTGATGACCTTATAAAAGAGCATGGAAATTGGCTTCCTAAATATAAATAA
- a CDS encoding aromatic ring-hydroxylating dioxygenase subunit alpha: MIYNMWYGVLDSKEVKKNKPLFAKRLNKNLVFWRDENNNICCIEDKCCHRGASLSSGKVCGNNIACPFHGFQFNKNGKVVMIPANGKNTKVDERFFVESYEVRELYGLIWLWYGDKDKINDKIMFPDDLKDKKFSYSTIRDEWHNHYTRCIENQLDVVHVAFVHYNTIGKGNKTVVNGPLVELNEDTNTLKFYVNNVIDNGQKALSASEMKKEDFKYFLYFYFPNIWQNYIFEKMRVFAAFAPVDDENTVVYIRFYQKVVNIPIIKNIVNFIGKKFSAYVLKQDKDVVKTQSSKESYLGMKEEKLITGDMPIIIYRSHRDKLKK; this comes from the coding sequence ATGATATACAATATGTGGTATGGAGTCTTAGACTCTAAAGAAGTAAAGAAAAATAAACCGCTCTTCGCTAAAAGATTAAATAAAAATCTAGTGTTCTGGAGAGATGAAAATAATAATATATGCTGTATAGAAGATAAATGCTGTCATAGGGGGGCTTCATTATCCTCTGGAAAAGTATGCGGAAACAATATAGCTTGTCCTTTTCATGGTTTTCAATTTAATAAAAACGGCAAAGTTGTAATGATTCCTGCTAATGGAAAAAATACTAAAGTTGATGAAAGATTTTTTGTTGAAAGCTATGAAGTGAGAGAGCTTTATGGCTTAATATGGTTATGGTATGGAGATAAAGATAAAATTAATGATAAAATAATGTTTCCAGATGATTTAAAAGATAAAAAGTTTTCTTATTCTACAATAAGAGATGAGTGGCATAATCATTATACAAGATGCATAGAAAATCAGCTCGATGTAGTTCATGTAGCCTTTGTTCATTATAATACAATAGGCAAAGGAAATAAAACAGTAGTTAATGGTCCATTAGTTGAACTAAATGAAGATACTAATACATTAAAGTTTTATGTAAATAATGTTATTGATAACGGACAAAAAGCATTAAGTGCTTCTGAAATGAAAAAAGAAGATTTTAAATATTTTTTATATTTTTATTTTCCTAATATTTGGCAAAATTACATATTTGAAAAGATGAGAGTATTTGCAGCATTTGCTCCTGTTGATGATGAAAACACTGTTGTTTATATTAGATTTTATCAAAAAGTTGTAAATATACCAATAATAAAAAATATAGTAAACTTTATAGGCAAAAAATTCTCAGCTTATGTATTAAAGCAAGATAAAGATGTAGTAAAAACTCAAAGCTCTAAGGAATCATATTTAGGAATGAAAGAAGAAAAACTAATAACAGGAGATATGCCTATAATAATTTATAGAAGCCATAGAGATAAACTAAAAAAATAA
- the ychF gene encoding redox-regulated ATPase YchF, with the protein MALSIGIVGLPNVGKSTLFNALTNAHAEAANYPFCTIDKNEATAIIKDERVDKLANLFKSKKKVYNTTTFVDIAGLVKGASKGEGLGNKFLSHIREVNAVLHVVRVFEDGNITHIGEVDPLRDLDIILTELMLADIETLNARMERQKKVAKGSKAKAVEEEIALLEKILPELNNFKPIFSLDLTDSEKDILKPLFLLTSKSMMIGANLSENELANPEKNSHYVTLQNYAKERNIELIPFSAKIEADLQDLDEEERLSYLADLGVKESGVERLTKAGHKLLKLLTFLTSGEDETRAWTVREGAYAPEAAGVIHSDFERGFISAEVINCDKLLELGSFVKAKEAGAIRLEGKQYLMQEGDVVTFRFNV; encoded by the coding sequence ATGGCTTTATCTATAGGAATTGTAGGACTTCCAAACGTAGGAAAATCAACACTTTTTAATGCACTAACAAATGCTCATGCAGAGGCAGCTAATTATCCGTTTTGTACTATAGATAAAAATGAAGCCACTGCCATAATAAAAGATGAAAGAGTAGATAAATTAGCAAATCTTTTTAAATCAAAAAAGAAAGTTTATAACACTACTACATTTGTTGATATAGCAGGACTTGTAAAGGGAGCTTCTAAAGGGGAGGGGCTTGGCAACAAATTCCTTTCACATATTAGAGAAGTTAATGCTGTGCTTCATGTTGTGAGAGTATTTGAAGATGGAAACATTACTCATATAGGAGAAGTTGATCCATTAAGAGATTTAGACATTATATTAACAGAGCTTATGCTTGCAGACATTGAAACGCTTAATGCAAGAATGGAAAGACAAAAAAAGGTTGCTAAAGGAAGCAAAGCAAAAGCAGTAGAAGAAGAGATTGCATTGCTTGAAAAAATACTTCCAGAGTTAAACAATTTTAAGCCAATATTTAGTTTAGATTTAACTGATTCAGAAAAAGATATATTAAAACCATTATTTTTATTAACATCAAAAAGCATGATGATAGGGGCTAACTTATCAGAAAATGAATTAGCTAACCCAGAAAAAAATTCTCATTATGTAACACTTCAAAATTATGCCAAAGAAAGAAATATAGAGCTTATACCTTTCAGTGCTAAAATAGAAGCAGACTTACAGGATTTGGATGAAGAGGAGAGATTAAGTTATTTAGCAGATTTAGGAGTTAAAGAATCTGGAGTAGAGAGATTAACTAAAGCAGGACATAAATTATTAAAGCTTTTAACATTCCTTACTTCTGGAGAAGATGAAACAAGGGCTTGGACTGTGAGAGAAGGTGCTTATGCTCCAGAGGCTGCTGGGGTTATACACAGTGATTTTGAGAGGGGATTTATTAGTGCTGAGGTTATTAACTGTGATAAACTTTTGGAGCTTGGAAGTTTTGTTAAGGCTAAAGAGGCTGGTGCTATTAGGCTTGAGGGAAAGCAGTATCTTATGCAAGAGGGTGATGTTGTAACTTTTAGGTTCAATGTTTAA
- a CDS encoding chloride channel protein: MKPNFEAKYIKLYVLSSFIGATVGFIVSFYRMILYRLSINVFYVSNFILSKWYYPIIMFIVLISLGSLIGLILRHYPQIRGAGVPQINYYLSLNEPKNIVVEIILKLFGSMISFASGLSLGRAGPSMHIGTLVGLFYHKHFYTHISKYRRYLIIAGACAGMTATFSAPFTGIAFSFEELKENKNHIVFVCIALSSIFSILVIEHILGQSMILNFNLPRILEVRHYISLLPLGLICGLLASFQNILMNTFSKFYQNIKNDILRPVPAFITAGIMIMFFPYVLGSGDLLIGSIVMDKFPIYMLFILIFVKLFYTSVCSTSGAVGGVFFPTFILGSSIGSLYDIFLVHYFPEYAMYGDLFIVLGITSMMSGITRTPIMVCILILEISSSVSNFVALMIVAIISYMVAKVLGVTSIYDFKED; encoded by the coding sequence ATGAAACCGAATTTTGAAGCTAAATATATCAAATTATATGTACTTTCATCGTTTATAGGTGCTACAGTTGGTTTTATAGTGTCTTTTTATAGAATGATATTATATAGACTAAGCATTAATGTTTTTTATGTTTCAAATTTTATTCTTAGCAAATGGTATTATCCTATAATAATGTTTATAGTTTTAATTTCTCTTGGTTCTCTTATAGGGCTTATATTAAGGCATTATCCTCAAATAAGAGGTGCAGGAGTTCCTCAAATAAATTATTACCTATCTCTTAATGAACCTAAAAATATTGTTGTTGAAATAATATTAAAACTTTTTGGAAGTATGATATCTTTTGCAAGCGGACTTTCACTCGGTAGGGCTGGTCCTTCTATGCATATAGGCACACTTGTTGGGCTTTTTTATCATAAACATTTTTACACTCATATATCTAAATATAGAAGATATCTTATAATAGCCGGTGCTTGTGCTGGTATGACAGCTACTTTTAGTGCACCATTTACAGGAATTGCTTTCTCTTTTGAAGAGCTTAAAGAAAATAAAAATCATATAGTTTTTGTTTGTATAGCACTCTCTTCAATATTTTCTATACTTGTAATAGAGCATATTTTAGGTCAATCTATGATACTTAATTTTAATTTGCCAAGAATACTTGAAGTAAGACATTATATATCTTTACTTCCTTTGGGTTTAATATGCGGACTTCTTGCTTCTTTTCAAAATATACTTATGAATACATTTAGTAAATTTTATCAGAATATTAAAAATGACATACTTCGTCCCGTGCCTGCTTTTATAACTGCGGGTATTATGATAATGTTTTTTCCTTATGTATTAGGAAGCGGAGATTTGCTTATAGGTAGTATAGTAATGGATAAATTTCCTATATATATGTTATTTATTCTTATATTTGTTAAGCTTTTTTATACATCAGTATGTTCTACATCTGGGGCTGTGGGGGGAGTATTTTTTCCTACTTTTATTCTTGGCTCTTCTATAGGTTCTTTGTATGATATTTTTTTGGTGCATTATTTTCCAGAATATGCTATGTATGGAGATTTGTTTATAGTTTTAGGTATTACTTCTATGATGTCTGGTATTACAAGAACGCCTATAATGGTATGCATATTAATATTAGAGATATCAAGTTCCGTTTCAAATTTTGTTGCCCTTATGATAGTCGCTATAATATCGTATATGGTAGCTAAAGTTCTTGGAGTAACTTCTATATATGATTTCAAAGAAGATTAA